The genomic DNA AACCATGGAGGCGCCCACCATGACGTCGAACGCCAAGTGCACAATGCTCACACCCGCGTCGCTTGGGCGCACCGGTGCGGGGATTGCGTCCAGCCCGTCGATATGAGTGCTGGGGCGGAACCCGGCCAGAAGCGATGCCATATCCGGGATCGGCAGCCCGTAACGGACCTTCCCGTCGATCAGGACACCGCCGAGTGTCTCGGGGACGTGGTCACCGGAGTCGGGAAGCAGTTCGATGGCGGCGAACTTCGCCCGTTCGGAGTCGAACACCTGACGGGCGACCAGGTCCCCGACGAAGATCTGCACGGGCACGGTGACGGCGGCCACGACGAAGCCGATGAGGAAGCCGGTGCGGTGGTAGGCGTCCTGTCTTCCTTTGAGCATCCCCGCCGCGTACACCCCGGCTACGACGAAGCCGGCGACGATGTACGCCGCCAGCAGCATGTGGATCGTCTCGAACCAGAACGCGCCGTTGAAGAAAACCTTGGCCGGACTGACGTCGACGATGCGGCCCGCATGCATGGTGATGCCGCCGGGCTGGTTCATCCAGGCGTTGGCAGCCACCACGGCGGAGGCACCACCGAGGCTGGAGATCACCACCGGGACACCGCTCCAGAAGTGGGCCCAGGGCGTCAGCCGGTCCCATCCGTAGATGTAGAACGACATGAAGATCGCTTCGAGGAAGAAGAAGATTCCCTCGATGGCGAACGGGAACCCGAAGGCGGCGCCGTACTGCCCCATCAGTCCGGGCCACAGGATGCCCAGTTCGAAGGTGAGTACGGTGCCGGACACGGCTCCCACCGCGAACAGCACTGCGGCAACCTTCGACCAACGGCGCGCCAGGAGCATGGCCTGCTCGTCCCCGCGGCGTAGTCCTCGATGGTTGGCGAGGAGCATCAGGAAGGTGAAGGCCACACCGAACGGCACGATGATGATATGGAAGCCGAGAGTGAAGGCCATCTGTTCACGAGCGGGCAGCAACTGCGACGGCTCACCTGCCGCCAGCGCCTGCAGCACTACGGTGGTGGCGCATGAGGCTGACGGCATGCCTCGTATCCTCGCGCTGGCTGTCATCGAACTGCGTGCCGACACGGCCCCGCCGAGCTCGTTAACCCGAGCGGATCACCCCATACCCCGGCCCCCTGGGGCTGGCGCGGTTCGGGAACCGGCGATGCTCGGAGGAGACTCGGTGAAGCACGCGCAGCTGCATGCCGTACACCTCAAGGCCGGCCCAGGCCTGGTGGAGCAGGGCCGGATCGAAGCTGCGCATGGCGTGTGTCGGTCATGCGTTCCCGTCGCCCAGGATCGGAACGTGCGGGGTCTCCGACAGCCGCTCCACGGCGACCTCTAGGCTGT from Streptomyces sp. NBC_01707 includes the following:
- a CDS encoding cytochrome ubiquinol oxidase subunit I, encoding MPSASCATTVVLQALAAGEPSQLLPAREQMAFTLGFHIIIVPFGVAFTFLMLLANHRGLRRGDEQAMLLARRWSKVAAVLFAVGAVSGTVLTFELGILWPGLMGQYGAAFGFPFAIEGIFFFLEAIFMSFYIYGWDRLTPWAHFWSGVPVVISSLGGASAVVAANAWMNQPGGITMHAGRIVDVSPAKVFFNGAFWFETIHMLLAAYIVAGFVVAGVYAAGMLKGRQDAYHRTGFLIGFVVAAVTVPVQIFVGDLVARQVFDSERAKFAAIELLPDSGDHVPETLGGVLIDGKVRYGLPIPDMASLLAGFRPSTHIDGLDAIPAPVRPSDAGVSIVHLAFDVMVGASMVLLALSVWFAWLWWRHRRVPTNVWFLRCAALSGVVALVSLESGWVVTEVGRQPWTVVGLLLTRDAVTTHGNLWPFFGATTIIYVGVGTGALLVLRALRRRWAAQGDEDVQVPYGPEAPAVSAASPEGRTP